Proteins encoded by one window of Lathyrus oleraceus cultivar Zhongwan6 chromosome 1, CAAS_Psat_ZW6_1.0, whole genome shotgun sequence:
- the LOC127134326 gene encoding protein N-terminal asparagine amidohydrolase, producing the protein MILIDGVPFSIHSSSTSQGLEILLSLLENPILVSTSTSFKENLERKFSVSEEFSPERSKLVYLFQKEYATVDPAFVHFVGTDEATTCVGVVIRNPKNGMTSVSHMDSPNVVEMGLSQMLTLLVDDSLETEFDVHLIGGFEEVSPQHANGGIVSESDAGLDGYSLPLCSKIVHTLWSREEKFHIRTTCVLGHNTKRDSDGNTYPIFNGFVVETATGRVIPSCFDRSSRSPDEIVRRIRVSASYEDTSWKGKLLETYDTVTDSFKIAPCCWTRRQYHIALSLQHYSDSKILSICSTSPTAEGPDFVDDLRRQWKYMIEHPHWTETFPKKQPRNFSRSADGKWKRC; encoded by the exons ATGATATTAATTGACGGGGTTCCATTCTCTATCCACTCATCCTCAACATCTCAG GGACTGGAAATTCTACTTTCTTTGTTGGAAAATCCCATTCTGGTATCTACCTCAACCTCTTTCAAGGAAAACCTAGAGAGGAAGTTTTCAGTCTCTGAGGAGTTTTCTCCAGAGAGATCAAAATTGGTTTATTTATTCCAAAAAGAATATGCTACTGTTGATCCAGCATTTGTTCAT TTTGTTGGCACTGATGAAGCGACAACGTGTGTAGGAGTTGTTATTCGCAACCCAAAGAATGGAAT GACGTCGGTTTCCCATATGGATTCACCAAATGTTGTAGAAATGGGTCTTTCTCAAATGTTAACGTTACTTGTTGACGACAGTTTGGAGACTGAGTTTGAT GTGCATCTAATTGGAGGTTTTGAAGAAGTTTCACCACAA CATGCTAATGGCGGCATTGTGTCAGAAAGTGATGCAGGTTTAGATGGTTATTCCCTTCCTCTGTGCTCAAAGATTGTTCACACTTTATGGTCAAGAGAGGAGAAATTTCATATCAGAACTACTTGTGTTCTTGGACATAATACCAAAAGGGATTCTGATGGAAACACTTATCCTATTTTTAATGGATTTGTG GTGGAGACTGCAACAGGAAGAGTCATCCCGTCATGTTTTGATAGAAGTTCCAGAAGCCCGGATGAAATTGTCAGAAGAATACGAGTTTCTGCTTCTTATGAAGATACTAGTTGGAAAGGGAAGTTGCTAGAGACATATGATACTGTCACTGACAGCTTCAAAATTGCTCCTTGTTGCTG GACTCGGCGTCAATATCATATTGCTTTGTCACTTCAGCATTATTCTGATTCAAAAATTCTTTCAATCTGTTCTACCTCACCTACTGCTGAGGGCCCAGATTTTGTTGATGATTTAAGAAG GCAGTGGAAGTACATGATTGAGCATCCACACTGGACGGAAACCTTTCCAAAGAAGCAACCTCGCAATTTTTCAAGGAGTGCTGATGGAAAGTGGAAGAGGTGTTGA